The following are encoded in a window of Candidatus Moraniibacteriota bacterium genomic DNA:
- a CDS encoding response regulator — translation MDENEKKGKKVLLAEDDVFVSDVYSMRLRKEGYDVTLAKDGREALDQLNRDIPDILLLDIMMPYMDGMEVLEIVKKKEEFKNIPVIMLTNLSEKENIQKTIEMGASDYLIKSHFTPSEVVEKVNITLFQE, via the coding sequence ATGGATGAAAATGAGAAAAAAGGGAAAAAGGTTCTTTTGGCTGAAGACGATGTTTTCGTGAGTGATGTCTATAGTATGCGCCTTCGAAAAGAGGGTTATGATGTAACACTTGCCAAAGACGGACGAGAAGCACTTGATCAATTAAATCGAGATATTCCTGACATTCTTCTTCTTGATATCATGATGCCGTATATGGATGGAATGGAAGTATTGGAAATAGTGAAGAAAAAAGAAGAATTTAAAAATATTCCAGTTATTATGCTTACGAATCTTTCTGAAAAAGAGAATATACAAAAAACAATTGAAATGGGAGCAAGTGATTATCTTATAAAATCTCATTTTACTCCTTCAGAGGTTGTTGAAAAGGTTAATATTACCCTTTTTCAAGAGTAA
- a CDS encoding PilT/PilU family type 4a pilus ATPase yields the protein MDRLHIEQKIKNLFRLVPQQGASDLHLVVGRYPTLRIDGRLFSITQGEILKDEDTKAFASVLLSEREKKELAENGQVDFSYDFEGKMRFRVNTFYQQGYTSIVMRLIMKDIRTLEELHVPDMLYEVGKFSQGLVLITGPVGHGKSTTLAAIIDHINHNQDKNIITIEDPIEFIHQQDRCIISQREVGKDAESYPKALKAIFREDVNVVLLGELRDLDTISTVMTAAETGHLIFATLHTNDSSQTIDRIVDVFPAYQQNQIRSQLASVLVAVTSQRLVPRIDGGRIPALEIMFKNSAIENLIRENKAFQINNVIETNLNQGMISLDKSLATLAQQGLITIENAFAYARNKDYIKMLLRT from the coding sequence ATGGATCGTTTGCACATAGAACAAAAAATAAAAAATTTATTTCGACTCGTTCCTCAACAAGGAGCATCTGATCTTCATCTTGTTGTGGGGAGATACCCAACCCTTCGTATTGACGGAAGACTTTTTTCTATTACTCAGGGTGAAATTCTTAAAGATGAAGACACAAAAGCATTTGCTTCCGTTCTTTTATCTGAACGAGAAAAGAAGGAACTTGCTGAAAATGGACAGGTTGATTTCTCTTACGATTTTGAAGGAAAAATGCGATTTCGTGTAAATACTTTTTATCAGCAAGGATATACAAGTATTGTTATGCGACTTATTATGAAAGATATCCGAACATTGGAAGAACTTCATGTCCCAGATATGCTTTATGAAGTAGGTAAATTTTCACAAGGCCTGGTTTTAATTACGGGTCCTGTAGGACATGGGAAATCAACTACACTTGCGGCGATCATTGATCATATAAATCACAATCAAGATAAAAACATTATTACAATAGAAGATCCTATAGAATTTATACATCAGCAAGATCGTTGTATTATTTCCCAACGCGAAGTAGGAAAGGATGCGGAAAGTTATCCCAAAGCACTGAAGGCTATTTTTCGTGAAGATGTAAATGTTGTTCTTTTGGGAGAGCTCCGAGATCTTGATACGATAAGTACAGTTATGACGGCCGCAGAAACAGGTCATCTTATTTTTGCTACGCTCCACACAAATGACAGCTCACAAACGATAGACCGTATTGTGGATGTTTTCCCTGCATATCAGCAAAATCAAATTCGTTCTCAGCTCGCAAGTGTTCTTGTTGCGGTTACGTCACAAAGATTGGTTCCAAGAATTGATGGAGGAAGAATCCCTGCTCTGGAGATTATGTTCAAAAATAGTGCTATAGAAAATCTTATTCGTGAAAATAAAGCTTTCCAGATAAATAATGTTATCGAAACAAATTTAAATCAAGGAATGATTTCTCTAGATAAGTCATTGGCAACCTTGGCTCAACAAGGGCTCATTACCATCGAGAATGCCTTTGCATATGCAAGAAATAAAGATTATATTAAAATGCTTTTGCGAACATAA
- a CDS encoding type II secretion system F family protein — MKYRFIAKDKEGKTKTGFVESNDAKGATLLLQSNQLVVISLEQANRGGLSSELSYLWEGVKASELVMLFRQLTTLLEAKVPILVSFRVIEKQVANAYLRRIMKEVGDDIEDGTPLFESLSRHPKVFTPLMVSMIKSGEVSGHLQSSFSYIAGNLEKNYALTSKIKSALTYPGFVLSAAIIVGFLVITFILPNLSSIIREMGSQEIPWYTELLMATGDFFQNYWWVVAGSIIALIGTSYYYVQTPVGKREWDRVKLKLPVIGRLFQYMYISRFSDNFATLLSGGIPIASALQIVASVVGNGEYEQVILSAGDEVKKGGSISTAFRKRPDLFPTIVPQMLEIGEETGKTEDTLKSVTSFYDQETDNMARNMTSLIEPVLIVALGIGVAVMVVGVLLPVYSISSQAMQ, encoded by the coding sequence ATGAAATATCGTTTTATTGCCAAAGATAAAGAAGGAAAAACAAAAACAGGTTTCGTTGAATCCAATGATGCCAAAGGAGCAACGCTCCTCCTTCAGAGTAATCAACTTGTGGTTATTTCTTTGGAACAGGCTAATCGGGGTGGTCTTTCGAGCGAATTAAGTTATTTATGGGAAGGTGTAAAGGCTTCAGAATTAGTTATGCTGTTTCGACAGCTTACGACGCTTCTTGAAGCAAAGGTTCCTATACTCGTTTCTTTTCGTGTAATCGAAAAACAGGTTGCTAATGCATATCTTCGTCGGATTATGAAAGAGGTGGGAGATGATATAGAAGATGGAACGCCTCTTTTTGAAAGTCTTTCTCGTCATCCCAAAGTATTTACTCCCCTTATGGTGAGTATGATAAAATCAGGAGAAGTCTCAGGACATTTACAAAGTTCTTTTTCTTATATCGCTGGAAATCTTGAGAAAAATTATGCTCTCACTTCCAAAATAAAAAGTGCACTTACATACCCAGGATTTGTACTAAGCGCGGCGATTATCGTAGGTTTTCTCGTGATAACGTTTATTTTACCAAATCTATCTTCCATTATTAGAGAAATGGGAAGTCAAGAAATTCCATGGTATACAGAACTTCTTATGGCAACAGGAGATTTCTTTCAGAACTATTGGTGGGTCGTTGCAGGATCAATTATTGCTTTGATCGGAACTTCTTATTATTATGTCCAAACTCCTGTAGGAAAACGTGAATGGGATAGGGTAAAATTAAAATTGCCAGTTATTGGGAGATTGTTTCAGTATATGTATATTTCAAGATTTTCAGATAACTTTGCCACGCTTCTTTCAGGAGGAATACCCATTGCTTCCGCTCTTCAGATCGTAGCGAGCGTCGTAGGAAATGGTGAATATGAACAAGTTATTTTGTCCGCTGGGGATGAAGTAAAAAAAGGAGGAAGTATTAGTACGGCGTTTCGGAAACGTCCAGATCTTTTCCCTACGATAGTGCCACAAATGCTTGAAATTGGCGAAGAAACAGGAAAGACAGAAGATACGCTCAAAAGTGTAACGTCTTTCTATGATCAAGAAACGGATAATATGGCAAGAAATATGACCTCACTTATAGAACCTGTTCTTATCGTTGCTTTGGGTATAGGTGTCGCTGTTATGGTGGTGGGAGTGCTCTTGCCGGTGTATAGCATTTCTTCACAAGCAATGCAATAA